A part of Cryptococcus tetragattii IND107 chromosome 3, whole genome shotgun sequence genomic DNA contains:
- a CDS encoding OPT family small oligopeptide transporter: MIEQRKSAEGATYPIRIMSHANNVSSSPPPTTSSGSRPRTNRSRRPPLPPDTAASGINDLPRREFFSEGSDDEDYDDEDDEEEEDVFAFNRPVTAAQPIGAKSSGHGTAPPSGRPTTAGISWAQEAAEEEEPAHVGSSTGPGTLPYGGPTPLRDQPQSVDSNNKDTVPTPTGVIDVGGHLPDTTYDVNNPPPFSGKNNPNNSSFAFNITGRSYRPRSGQSLLDRIHKRRKPETGETSVTTMTALTGAHTDDSAVSDSVSTSDLEHYSQSPRRRISQGKRPVNSAPPISEDEVPSDDDTLDKRRGVSRGSIGMTELTGDMTVPDGMTTWGDGMGGLAKGVSEGEMQSTMDVDFDEEDSPYPEVRASVSNIDDPEMPAMTIRAWVLGIFLTILASGCNTYFHFRTPAPYISPLIVQVVAYPLGKFAAWSLPIDTYKFPRWLGGYEFSLNPGPFNIKEHTVIVMMANVAIGPAYALYATVSSELYYNHPMGFGFSIMFLFATQMTGFTLAGICRRFVVWPASMIWPGNLVVATNLNTFHAEEDGFTGGMSRFKFLMVCIAGSFAYYFFPGFIFTALSYFSWVCWIAPRNNIVNQLFGVSTGLGMGLLTFDWTQITWIGNPLSTPWWAAVNVGIGFVLFYWILTPILYYTNVWHTAYLPISVIQAADRFGDTYNVFNILTPEITPTRPHTPNILRYTSLHRTASHTWWLSLCRLH; encoded by the exons ATGATTGAACAACGCAA AAGCGCAGAAGGCGCAACATATCCC ATTCGCATAATGTCCCATGCAAATAAcgtctcttcatcgcctccGCCAACGACATCATCTGGATCCCGGCCGCGTACGAATCGCTCTCGCCgacctcctcttcctccagacACTGCAGCGTCCGGTATCAACGACTTACCACGTCGGGAATTCTTTTCAGAAGGTAGCGACGATGAAGActatgatgatgaagacgatgaagaagaggaagacgttTTTGCATTTAACCGACCAGTGACCGCTGCCCAACCCATTGGAGCGAAGTCATCAGGTCATGGGACCGCGCCACCGTCTGGTAGGCCAACGACAGCTGGTATTAGCTGGGCACAGGAGGcggctgaagaagaagagccagCACACGTCGGTAGCAGCACAGGTCCTGGCACCCTGCCTTATGGTGGTCCAACACCTTTACGAGACCAGCCACAGTCTGTCGACAGCAATAACAAAGATACTGTGCCTACACCGACTGGTGTCATCGACGTCGGTGGGCATTTACCAGATACTACATACGATGTCAACAATCCCCCGCCGTTCAGTGGCAAGAATAACCCCAATAACTCCAGTTTTGCCTTTAACATAACCGGGCGGTCATATCGTCCTAGATCCGGGCAGTCTTTGCTTGATCGAATACATAAGCGGAGAAAACCGGAGACTGGAGAGACAAGTGTGACTACCATGACCGCTCTGACGGGTGCGCACACCGATGACTCTGCAGTATCAGACTCTGTGTCGACAAGTGACTTGGAACACTACTCGCAGTCACCTCGTCGACGAATTAGTCAAGGCAAGCGACCAGTCAATTCTGCTCCTCCTATTTCAGAAGACGAAGTGCCAAGTGACGATGATACCCTTGACAAACGAAGGGGAGTAAGCCGAGGAAGTATTGGGATGACAGAGTTAACGGGAGATATGACAGTTCCGGATGGGATGACTACTTGGGGAGACGGAATGGGCGGTTTGGCCAAAGGCGTAAGTGAAGGGGAGATGCAGAGCACTATGGATGTGGAtttcgatgaggaagatagtCCGTATCCAGAAGTCCGAGCTTCGGTATCTAATATTGACGATCCGGAAATGCCTG CTATGACCATCCGAGCTTGGGTCCTTGGTATATTCCTGACTATTCTCGCTTCTGGTTGTAACACTTATTTCCACTTTCGTACTCCCGCTCCCTATATCTCTCCTCTCATTGTACA AGTTGTAGCCTACCCTTTGGGTAAGTTTGCCGCATGGAGCCTCCCTATCGACACGTATAAGTTCCCGCGATGGCTTGGTGGGTATGAGTTCAGTCTCAACCCCGGGCCGTTCAACATCAAAGAACACACCGTCATCGTTATGATGGCCAACGTGGCCATCGGCCCGGCTTATGCCCTTTACGCCACTGTATCAAGCGAGCTCTACTACAATCATCCGATGGGCTTTGGTTTTTCCATCATGTTCCTATTCGCCACACAGATGACAGGGTTCACTCTGGCTGGTATTTGTCGACGATTTGTTGTTTGGCCAGCTTCAATGATTTGGCCCGGCAATCTAGTGGTTGCTACCAACTTGAATACCTTCCAtgcggaggaggatggtttTACGGGTGGTATGAGCAGGTTCAAATTCCTCATGGTTTGTATAGCAGGATCATTCGCCTATTACTTTTTCCCAG GCTTTATTTTCACGGCTTTGTCGTATTTCTCATGGGTCTGTTGGATTGCACCAAGGAATAATATTGTCAATCAATTGTTTGGCGTGTCGACTGGCCTCGGTATGGGATTATTGACATTCGATTGGACCCAGATCACTTGGATTGGCAACCCTCTCTCTACTCCTTGGTGGGCTGCAGTGAATGTCGGAATTGGTTTCGTGCTCTTCTACTGGATCCTTACTCCGATTCTCTATTACACCAAC GTGTGGCATACTGCCTACCTTCCTATCAGTGTCATCCAAGCTGCTGATCGGTTTGGAGATACATACAATGtcttcaacatcctcaCTCCTGAGATCACCCCAACAAGACCGCATACGCCGAATATTCTCCGATATACCTCTCTGCATCGTACTGCGTCACATACATGGTGGCTTTCGCTCTGTCGACTGCATTGA